Proteins from a single region of Geothrix sp. PMB-07:
- a CDS encoding carbohydrate-binding family 9-like protein, with protein sequence MRRLLPLFAASLLGAQFAPEALPLPGIPFAPRHYVAQRAMKAPRIDGRLDDEVWKKAAWTEDFVDIEGPGKPRPRFRTRAKMAWDDTYFYVAAEMEEPDVWATLKARDSVIFQDNDFEIFIDPDGSTSPYYEFEMNALGTVWDLMLLRPYREGGRVAVNGWDYHGLKRGVAVQGTLNRSGDRDRGWTVEVAIPWASLTEVASRSGAPHPGDRWRVNFSRVEWRTKVEGARHVKLKGPDGKDLPEDNWVWSPQGIIAMHYPEMWGFVQFSAQPAGTPEAAATLTVEDHVRWALRRIYYAQRNHRPKADRYATTLTELALEDLNLPAGWTLHLEGGEATWAAEARNGNTRLMIDALGVLRRNP encoded by the coding sequence ATGCGACGACTGCTTCCCCTATTCGCGGCTTCCCTTCTGGGTGCGCAGTTCGCGCCTGAAGCCCTGCCTCTCCCGGGGATTCCCTTCGCCCCTCGACACTACGTGGCTCAGCGGGCCATGAAAGCGCCGAGGATCGATGGCCGCCTGGATGACGAGGTGTGGAAGAAGGCCGCGTGGACCGAGGATTTCGTGGACATCGAGGGGCCCGGAAAGCCCCGTCCGCGCTTCCGCACCCGGGCGAAGATGGCCTGGGACGACACGTATTTCTACGTGGCCGCAGAAATGGAAGAACCGGATGTCTGGGCCACGCTGAAGGCGCGGGATAGCGTGATCTTTCAGGACAACGATTTCGAGATCTTCATCGATCCGGATGGCTCCACCAGCCCCTATTACGAATTTGAAATGAACGCCCTGGGCACCGTGTGGGACCTGATGCTCCTGCGCCCCTACCGCGAGGGAGGCCGCGTGGCGGTGAATGGCTGGGACTACCACGGGCTGAAGCGGGGCGTGGCCGTTCAGGGCACCCTCAACCGTTCCGGCGACAGGGACCGGGGCTGGACCGTGGAGGTGGCCATCCCCTGGGCTTCACTCACAGAAGTGGCCAGCCGCAGCGGCGCGCCGCATCCGGGCGACCGCTGGCGGGTGAACTTCTCCCGCGTGGAGTGGCGCACGAAGGTCGAGGGGGCCAGGCACGTGAAGCTCAAAGGCCCCGATGGGAAGGACCTTCCCGAGGACAACTGGGTGTGGAGCCCCCAGGGCATCATCGCCATGCACTACCCGGAGATGTGGGGTTTCGTGCAATTCAGCGCCCAGCCTGCGGGCACACCTGAGGCGGCTGCCACGCTGACCGTGGAGGATCATGTGCGCTGGGCGCTGCGCCGGATCTATTACGCCCAGCGCAATCACCGCCCGAAGGCGGACCGCTATGCCACCACCCTGACGGAATTGGCCCTGGAGGATCTCAATCTCCCGGCGGGCTGGACTCTGCACCTGGAGGGCGGGGAAGCCACCTGGGCGGCCGAAGCACGGAACGGGAATACGCGGTTGATGATCGATGCCCTGGGTGTTTTGCGGCGGAATCCCTAG
- a CDS encoding ketopantoate reductase family protein: MRTLIVGIGALGGLIAARLQVAGAPVWLAARNAESAAHLRTSGLRVTGVGGDASARSPEVAALEDYSGGESFDLIVLATKAQDAMEAAPRLVSLLAPGGTLLPIQNGGVSQILAERHGSDRVLGGLSNLGATMSSPGCYEQRNAGHLLIGELAGDGQGRAERVRTWLGQAVDVRVTANMRGAAWSKLLVNCSVTTIGAVAGRTMRDYIGLPEGRALFDRAYDEALAVALASGARPERMFADPVPPGWAGQSMPGTAHEAWIGQILSAYGDLKPSMLQDFERGRATEIDFINGYVVDLGRRFGVETRTNAAIVAAVHSITRGELRPGPGLLGRLLGPLE, translated from the coding sequence ATGAGAACCTTGATCGTCGGCATCGGAGCGCTGGGTGGACTGATCGCGGCGCGATTGCAGGTGGCCGGTGCGCCTGTCTGGCTGGCGGCGCGCAACGCTGAATCGGCGGCGCACCTGAGAACCTCGGGCCTTCGTGTGACAGGCGTGGGGGGTGATGCCTCGGCTCGTTCGCCGGAAGTGGCCGCGCTGGAGGATTACTCCGGAGGCGAATCCTTCGATTTGATCGTCCTGGCCACCAAGGCCCAGGATGCCATGGAAGCTGCGCCGCGGCTGGTGTCGCTGCTCGCGCCCGGTGGCACGCTGCTGCCCATCCAGAACGGCGGCGTCTCCCAGATCCTCGCTGAGCGCCATGGCTCGGATCGTGTGCTCGGCGGCCTTTCCAACCTCGGTGCCACCATGTCGTCGCCGGGCTGCTATGAACAGCGCAACGCCGGTCATCTGCTGATCGGCGAGCTGGCGGGTGACGGGCAGGGGCGGGCCGAGCGGGTTCGCACGTGGTTGGGCCAGGCCGTGGACGTGAGGGTGACGGCCAACATGCGGGGAGCCGCCTGGTCGAAGCTGCTGGTGAATTGTTCGGTCACCACCATCGGCGCTGTCGCGGGCCGGACCATGCGGGATTACATCGGGCTTCCAGAGGGGCGCGCCCTCTTCGACCGGGCCTACGACGAGGCCCTCGCCGTGGCCCTGGCCAGCGGTGCCCGCCCGGAGCGGATGTTCGCAGATCCGGTGCCGCCGGGCTGGGCGGGACAAAGCATGCCTGGAACCGCCCACGAAGCCTGGATCGGCCAGATCCTCTCGGCCTACGGTGACCTGAAGCCATCCATGTTGCAGGATTTCGAGCGGGGCCGAGCCACCGAGATTGATTTCATCAATGGCTATGTGGTGGACCTGGGCCGGCGGTTCGGTGTGGAGACCAGGACCAACGCGGCCATCGTGGCGGCGGTTCACTCAATCACCCGAGGCGAGCTGCGTCCCGGCCCGGGCCTTTTGGGCCGCCTCCTTGGCCCGCTCGAATGA
- a CDS encoding 3-oxoacyl-ACP synthase III family protein: protein MAQSRSVITGTGSCIPLRKIPNAAFLDRRFFEDRGQPYPEGGTQRIVEKFEEITGIAERRYVTDDLVASDLAYEAGRRALESADIDPETLDYVIVAHNFGDVKAGNRRSDFVPTLAARVKARLRIANPFCVAYDLPFGCPGWLQAVIQADYFLRSGDATRALVIGAETLSRVCDPADRDSLIYADGAGAVVMEAQVHDEAVGILSHAVRSDTLEHSGLLWMDPSFNPEGDDQLTLKMKGRKLYEYALATVPGVVRQSLEKAGLSLSDVNKVLIHQANGKMDEAILKRLFKLYGLSEIPEGIMPMTVSWLGNSSVATVPTLLDLVTRGELEGQSLASGDRVVFASVGAGMNINAMVYRCP, encoded by the coding sequence ATGGCTCAGTCGCGAAGCGTCATCACTGGAACGGGAAGCTGTATCCCCCTCCGGAAGATTCCCAATGCAGCCTTTCTGGATCGGAGGTTCTTCGAGGATCGCGGTCAGCCCTACCCCGAGGGCGGCACCCAGCGGATCGTCGAGAAGTTCGAAGAGATCACGGGCATCGCCGAACGACGCTATGTCACGGATGATCTGGTGGCCTCGGACCTGGCCTACGAGGCGGGCAGGCGGGCGTTGGAATCTGCTGACATTGACCCGGAGACGCTGGACTACGTCATCGTGGCCCACAATTTCGGAGATGTGAAAGCGGGCAACCGCCGCTCGGACTTCGTGCCCACGCTGGCCGCGCGGGTGAAGGCACGGCTGCGCATCGCCAATCCCTTCTGCGTGGCTTACGATCTCCCCTTCGGCTGTCCAGGCTGGCTGCAGGCGGTGATCCAGGCGGATTACTTCCTGCGCTCGGGTGACGCCACGCGCGCCCTGGTCATCGGCGCGGAAACCCTCTCCCGCGTATGCGATCCCGCCGACCGCGACAGCCTCATCTACGCCGATGGGGCTGGTGCCGTGGTTATGGAGGCCCAAGTTCATGATGAGGCTGTGGGCATCCTCTCTCACGCGGTGCGCTCCGACACCCTGGAGCACTCGGGGCTGCTGTGGATGGATCCCTCCTTCAATCCAGAGGGCGATGACCAGCTCACCCTCAAGATGAAGGGGCGGAAGCTCTACGAATATGCCCTGGCCACCGTGCCCGGCGTGGTTCGTCAGAGTTTGGAAAAAGCGGGCCTCAGCCTGAGCGACGTGAACAAGGTGCTCATCCACCAGGCCAACGGCAAGATGGACGAAGCCATCCTCAAGCGCCTCTTCAAGCTCTATGGCCTGTCGGAGATTCCCGAGGGCATCATGCCCATGACCGTCTCCTGGCTGGGCAACAGTTCCGTGGCCACGGTGCCCACCCTTCTGGATCTGGTCACGCGCGGCGAGTTGGAAGGCCAGTCCCTGGCCAGCGGTGATCGGGTGGTGTTTGCGTCGGTGGGTGCGGGCATGAACATCAATGCCATGGTCTACCGCTGCCCCTGA
- a CDS encoding ABC transporter ATP-binding protein produces the protein MSAPNPKPKPKVDTARAWREARALLRQHRASLGLGLFLMLISRLAGLVLPASTKYLIDEVIGRHNGHLLLPLALGAGAATLLQAITSYANSQVVSVAAQRAIMTMRQRVQDHILRLPIRYFDSTKSGVVISRVMNDAEGIRNLVGTGIIQLVGGVLTAAISLAVLFWLNWKLTLATILFLSAFGGAMALAFRKLRPLFRQRSEITADITGRLTESVGGIRILKVYVAEARERKIFAEGSERLFKNIAGTLTGTSAITAFGTAIVGALGVLIMVIGGRAILAGAMTLGDLIMYTFFVGLMAAPVVQIANIGTQVSEAFAGLDRVREILDMPTEDQEDAAREPLPTVEGAVAFRDVHFAYEEGSPVLKGISFEVPAGSTVALVGSSGSGKSTIISLVMAFNHPQQGQVLVDGKNIEHLRLREYRAKLGVVMQDNFLFDGTVADNIGFAKPGATREEIEAVGRIAHVHEFVDRFEQGYDTVVGERGVKLSGGQRQRVAIARAILADPRILLLDEATSSLDSESEALIRDGLRKLRAGRTTFVIAHRLSTIESADQILVVEQGGILERGTHRELLALNGRYKKLHDRQQGVEMDQFINPGEDFTAPSA, from the coding sequence ATGAGCGCCCCCAATCCCAAGCCGAAGCCCAAGGTGGACACGGCGCGTGCCTGGCGCGAAGCGCGGGCGCTGTTGCGCCAGCATCGCGCTTCGCTGGGTCTGGGCCTGTTCCTCATGCTCATCAGCCGCCTGGCGGGGCTGGTGCTGCCCGCCAGCACGAAGTACCTCATCGACGAAGTCATCGGCAGGCACAACGGCCACCTCCTGCTGCCCCTGGCCCTGGGGGCTGGCGCAGCCACCCTGCTGCAGGCGATCACCAGCTACGCCAACTCCCAGGTGGTGAGCGTGGCGGCCCAGCGGGCCATCATGACCATGCGCCAGCGCGTGCAGGACCACATCCTGCGCCTGCCCATCCGCTACTTCGACAGCACCAAGAGCGGTGTCGTGATCTCGCGCGTGATGAACGACGCCGAGGGCATCCGCAACCTGGTGGGCACCGGCATCATCCAGCTCGTGGGCGGCGTGCTGACCGCCGCCATCTCCCTGGCGGTGCTCTTCTGGCTGAACTGGAAGCTCACCCTGGCCACGATCCTCTTCCTGTCGGCCTTCGGCGGCGCCATGGCCCTGGCCTTCCGCAAGCTGCGCCCCCTCTTCCGCCAGCGCAGCGAGATCACCGCCGACATCACCGGCCGCCTCACGGAATCCGTGGGCGGCATCCGCATCCTGAAGGTCTACGTGGCCGAAGCCCGCGAGCGGAAGATCTTCGCCGAAGGCTCGGAGCGCCTGTTCAAGAACATCGCCGGAACCCTCACGGGCACCAGCGCCATCACGGCCTTCGGCACGGCCATCGTGGGGGCCCTGGGCGTGCTCATCATGGTCATCGGCGGCCGGGCCATCCTCGCAGGTGCGATGACGCTGGGCGACCTCATCATGTACACCTTCTTCGTGGGCCTCATGGCCGCTCCGGTGGTGCAGATCGCCAACATCGGCACCCAGGTGAGCGAGGCCTTCGCGGGCCTCGACCGTGTACGGGAGATCCTCGACATGCCCACGGAGGATCAGGAGGACGCGGCCCGGGAGCCCCTGCCCACCGTGGAGGGTGCCGTGGCTTTCCGGGATGTGCACTTCGCCTACGAGGAAGGCAGCCCGGTGCTGAAGGGCATCAGCTTCGAGGTGCCCGCGGGCAGCACCGTGGCGCTCGTGGGCTCCAGCGGCTCAGGCAAGAGCACCATCATCTCCCTGGTGATGGCCTTCAACCATCCCCAACAGGGGCAGGTGCTCGTGGATGGCAAGAACATTGAACACCTGCGCCTGCGGGAATACCGCGCCAAGCTGGGCGTGGTCATGCAGGACAACTTCCTCTTCGATGGCACCGTGGCCGACAACATCGGCTTCGCCAAGCCCGGCGCCACACGGGAAGAGATCGAAGCCGTGGGCCGCATCGCCCACGTGCACGAATTTGTCGACCGCTTCGAGCAGGGCTACGACACCGTGGTGGGCGAGCGGGGCGTGAAGCTCTCCGGCGGCCAGCGCCAGCGCGTGGCCATCGCCCGCGCCATCCTGGCGGACCCCCGCATCCTGCTGCTGGACGAGGCCACCTCCAGCCTCGACAGCGAGAGCGAGGCCCTCATCCGCGATGGCCTCCGCAAGCTGCGGGCGGGCCGCACCACCTTCGTCATCGCCCACCGCCTCAGCACCATCGAGAGCGCCGACCAGATCCTGGTGGTGGAACAAGGTGGCATTCTCGAGCGCGGCACCCACCGGGAACTGCTGGCCTTGAATGGCCGCTACAAGAAGTTGCACGACCGCCAGCAGGGCGTTGAAATGGATCAATTCATCAATCCCGGCGAGGATTTTACGGCACCGAGCGCTTGA